The following nucleotide sequence is from Cucumis melo cultivar AY chromosome 1, USDA_Cmelo_AY_1.0, whole genome shotgun sequence.
aaagaaaaagaaaaaagataataaaaagaaatcaaatttggaaagtaaaaatgaaaaaaaataaagacgatttgcaaaaaaaaaaaacaaaaaagaaacatttataaaggaaagaaaagatggaaagacgaaccaaatatttaaaaagtgacttactttaaaatataaaagatctgaAAACgtttaatttatctttttgtCATTATTTCAAGGATATGATCTACTATTTGAATCCAAATCGTTATTAAAAATACCTATTATAAATTATACAAATAAATTGCTAATTAATTTGATCTCAATGGCAATAGTCCAAAACTCTAGTAGAAAATTGGCATAATAAACAAAACATCcaatttagttaaaatttaccATATCTAAATGTTATTTCCAAATACAACTGCATGGtataatcaaatataaaataaccAAAAGAATGGGACATGATTTTGCTATAAATCTTAAGGGGAcatttgggggaagggttgaatTATGGGAGTTAGAGTTATGTAATCCAACCCCCATTTGAGGGAAGAGTTATGTAACCCTATATTAACTCCTTAACCGTTCCTCAACCCTTTTTCAACATttcttaacccttcttcaacttttcctcaatccttcttcacaacattatcataacacttccttcataactttttccccaaacacatcttatcataacacttcctccataacccttcctccaaacacatcttattataatcctaggtttatcttaatactaggtttatcataaccctaacccccataacccaacccttcccccaaacagcCCCTAATATTTCTGAATTCTGCTATTTCTCAATTTGTTATTTAAGATTTTGCTATTTACGAGATTATCTCAATTTTCAATCGAAACAAAAGTACACACaatattctaaaatagtaaaCTAACTGCCCTCACTAAAATGGTGAAAAATAAACTCATTACTCTCAAAGTTTTTCCTTCCGTGTAGGAACAAGTCCACAACCACAAAGCGAAAAGCAATTCCAAGTATTCAAAAGCGATATTAGACCCCCATGGATGTATAACTTTTCTATAGAGGCTTGTAAAGAACAATACATCATCTACAATTGGTAAACAGATTAGAAACACTACAtctatttaaaaataacttaattattaatttaaataatttttatgacTTTAAAAATATCTATCAATATAGGTTTTCTATCAATATACCTGTAAAATTAAAAATCTTGATATGGACATCGAAAATGACATTTAAATCATTGTCCACAAGAAGTTTCGAGTTCATCAACACACATCAAATTATAACTATGGTGGTAGTAAATTAGGCATAAACTTCATCCGacagaataataataataaagaaaaagacatACATTCAGAAGATTCAGTAGCCACAAATAAATATAAGCCTATTAACCTTACagaatatataattaaaacCACCATCACACCAAATTAAACAAATGAAATCATCACCCCATTATATACATAGATTAGGAACAGAATTACAACCATATATctttataaagaaaaagacaatGATTCCACCTGAGAACTTCGAAAAGATGACATTTATTCATCTCATTGGGTCTTCCCTCTTCTTGCTTCCTGTGTGAGCCAAATGCTGGCTCTCTATTTTGCATCAAGACGATGGCTAACTGAACCCTTGAGAATTCACAAGCACACATTTCTTGATGTTCAAGACGACCCCACAAGATGGGTTAGTGCTATGCTGGGATGCCCGCCCTGTGGGGTTAAGAATTAACCTTTTTAGGTATTGAGACCAACGCAAAATGTAACACACTCCAATCATTTGGAACAAATCTCCCTCACATCAAGGGCATAGATGTTTACCACAGAAGATGAATTCTCTCATGGTTGATCTGCATCAGATCCAGGCCTTGTTACACGTCTCCTTCTTGTAGGTGGTGATCCATCATCACCCATTCCGATATATATGCGGAAATCTTCATCTGCATCTTCTTGTAATCCCAAAAGGTTTTCACCCCAAAGGAACCGTCGCTCTGATACAGGTGTTCCTCCTCCAGAGCGTCTATGCCTCACCCAAGACCTTGAGCGTGGCCTTGGCTCTCGAGCACCCTCAACCGATCCAAACATATGAAATAGAAAGAAACTGGTCAGCAATGGCCCATTGACATCACCTGTGCCATTGTCTCTCTCACCCGCCACAATACCATCTCCATTTTCAATAACATAGTCTCCAACCACAAGGGCACCAGGCATGGCTGAGCGAATGGCACTAACAACATCACCAACTTCTCTCTGTCTTTCCAAGCGTCGCCATGCTCGTTCTCTGGATGGGTCTATGACAGCAGGCCGTGAAGCTGGGTGAACTCTTCTAGCATGCCTACGTAGCTCTTGGTAGTTGCCAGAGAATGAGCAAGTTTCACGGGAGCAACTTCGTTTTTTTAGATTAAGATactctcttgcttcttctaTAACTTCCAAACCTAGCACAGCGCCTCGGCACATAGGACACTTCAAGTTCAAGTACTCAGATGAGTTCCCAGCATCCAAACCTACTTGATCAACCCTTTCAGTTATGGACCCAGAACCAGCAGTGTCCACATCTCCAGCCTCATTTGTGTCAACAGTTCTGTTAGAATTTTCAGTTCCATTATCCCCTAGAGCTACACCAGGTAATCCAGCAGATGCAACAGTATTCCTTTCATTTATATTTTGATTATCATCAACTTCATTCAAATCAATGCTCAAACCCAAGTTGTTTGTAGAAGGATTACTAAAACTATATGGATTAATAGGTAAAGGACTTGATAAGCGTGGACTCTTCCTAGTTTCTTCTCTTAATTTTTTGAATTGATCAAAACAATTTGAATGCCTATGGCTTGTGTCACATATATAAGGTTTGCAACCCTTGTGGTGAGAGCTGCAAAGTAGAAGAACAGCATTATGTGGATGATCCATGCAGATAGGGCAGGAGACTTCATCCAATTCTTTATGCAAAGCAAGGATATCTGAATCATTATGAATTCTTCGTTTCACACCAGCCATCTTGAACACTAGGTAAGTCACTAAGCATATTTAGTAGATCAGAATGCTTCTATACGACAACAATAGCACAATGCTCATAGTAGTATCAAAAAAAACGTAGAAACTGGTAGAAAAGTTGTTTGTTTCATAGGTttcaaaagaaaacaagaggATTACAACAAAACTAAGAAAGCATCCAATTCTAACAACAAAACAACTGATACAGCAAATACCAACAATAAATAAATCATAAGTGcggataaaaaaaaatgctctAAATTTAAGTAACATTTAGTATCAAAACAAATGGGAACAAAAAACCAAATGCAGGAGTGGATGACCACTGGCAATATAGCACAGTTCAAAATTCAAGGCTTTCATTTCATGTTATCAAGGAACACAATGCTAACATTAAATTGGCCATCCCATATTACAAAAATGCTATCCACAATTAGAGAGGATCTAACATAAATGAATGATAAACTACAGCAAATGAAGATGGGTGATCTTACATGCACAATATACAATATACATATAGACATATTACCCGGAGATATATCAAGCAATTGCATGATTACTCACCAAGAGAAGCAGCTCTTATATATTTCCTACAGGAGGCTTCTCAATCTCTATTTGTGCTACCAATTCAAATCTACAGAATGCTTACTCTGGCTTTATTAAAGCAAAATCACAGGTCTACAAATTCAAAGCAAAGAACTGTAACTGTAGAAGTAATTGGTGGAATACACCCTTGACTAAAACTATTAGCAACTTCTCCAAGACGCCAAGGTCTGTACAAGTCCTTGACCTGCATTTAGGCCGCGTAAAAGAAATTTGATGGTTATAAATACGTGATcttaattttgaaagaaaaaaaaataaaaaaacaatactAAATTATTTCAACAACCATTGTGTTATTTCCATTACAAGGAAGcccatttaaaaaataatatcaagGGCCAAATTCGAAAACTCAAATCAAAGAAACAAATACATTTTACACAAATCTTAGACATAATCATTTCAAATACCAACCCCAACCAACGAACTGTTCACAATAACAACCCAAAAGTCAGCAAcaatggaagaagaaagaaaacgtgcaaaaaaaaaaaacgatacaACTTCCTTCCCATAAAAATTAAGGCTGTATGCAAACCAATAAAATCTCCTACAAAGAAAAAATCTTATCTTACCAACATCCTTCGGACTCAAAAGGACAACCCCCCTAACATCCCCACTCCATCAGGGGAAGAAAAATGGTCAGACATGCAAGAGCAACAACATCCACTATGAGAGTTCTGTACAAGGTTTAGAAAAAGGGGCGACTACTATAACATCAACCATCTGATTATCCCTTCAAGTAACCAAACCCCCTTTTTCCATTAAAATGCATGAAAACAGAAGCAAACAGGGGAAAAAAATTATCTTACTCAATTAGAATTTAGAATTGTGTACAGATGCGATGCCACCTACTCAATGCAGCAAAATGGTAAatgattcattaaaaaaagCCAAGTTCAAAGCCTCTATACTTACTGCCAATATGATAAGTGAAACCAAGACAAGACTGAATTTAAGGCAGCATAAGCAAGATTAGCCACTATAGATTTTCATTCCGATACCTTAAATTTTAATCATATACCCGTTTAATTCCCATCCCGATTGAAAATTACAGAGGATCGaaaatcaaaaataaaaaaagcccAAAATATATCCACATAATCAGATCCCTAAATCCACAACAAACCCTAACCGAGATCAACAAATCAATCAAGCCAACAAAGTGAAAGGTAAATTACCAAGGGAATCAAACAGTCCGTCAAAAGcaaaacaataaaagaaacaaaGGATAAAAATAACAAGGGCAGCAACGATCGAATCCGGAtcacaaataatttaaaagaaaaagaaaaaggaactAAATTCGATACATGACGAGCGAAATGAAAAAGCGAGTACAAAACATGGAAGATTAGGGTTTACTAAAAGCAGAATTTGATGGAATTCATCCGGGGTTGGGTCGACGGTGAGGATTGCGTGAAGGAGTCGCTGAG
It contains:
- the LOC103489748 gene encoding uncharacterized protein LOC103489748 isoform X3, which gives rise to MAGVKRRIHNDSDILALHKELDEVSCPICMDHPHNAVLLLCSSHHKGCKPYICDTSHRHSNCFDQFKKLREETRKSPRLSSPLPINPYSFSNPSTNNLGLSIDLNEVDDNQNINERNTVASAGLPGVALGDNGTENSNRTVDTNEAGDVDTAGSGSITERVDQVGLDAGNSSEYLNLKCPMCRGAVLGLEVIEEAREYLNLKKRSCSRETCSFSGNYQELRRHARRVHPASRPAVIDPSRERAWRRLERQREVGDVVSAIRSAMPGALVVGDYVIENGDGIVAGERDNGTGDVNGPLLTSFFLFHMFGSVEGAREPRPRSRSWVRHRRSGGGTPVSERRFLWGENLLGLQEDADEDFRIYIGMGDDGSPPTRRRRVTRPGSDADQP
- the LOC103489748 gene encoding uncharacterized protein LOC103489748 isoform X2, which produces MFKMAGVKRRIHNDSDILALHKELDEVSCPICMDHPHNAVLLLCSSHHKGCKPYICDTSHRHSNCFDQFKKLREETRKSPRLSSPLPINPYSFSNPSTNNLGLSIDLNEVDDNQNINERNTVASAGLPGVALGDNGTENSNRTVDTNEAGDVDTAGSGSITERVDQVGLDAGNSSEYLNLKCPMCRGAVLGLEVIEEAREYLNLKKRSCSRETCSFSGNYQELRRHARRVHPASRPAVIDPSRERAWRRLERQREVGDVVSAIRSAMPGALVVGDYVIENGDGIVAGERDNGTGDVNGPLLTSFFLFHMFGSVEGAREPRPRSRSWVRHRRSGGGTPVSERRFLWGENLLGLQEDADEDFRIYIGMGDDGSPPTRRRRVTRPGSDADQP
- the LOC103489748 gene encoding uncharacterized protein LOC103489748 isoform X1, producing the protein MTYLVFKMAGVKRRIHNDSDILALHKELDEVSCPICMDHPHNAVLLLCSSHHKGCKPYICDTSHRHSNCFDQFKKLREETRKSPRLSSPLPINPYSFSNPSTNNLGLSIDLNEVDDNQNINERNTVASAGLPGVALGDNGTENSNRTVDTNEAGDVDTAGSGSITERVDQVGLDAGNSSEYLNLKCPMCRGAVLGLEVIEEAREYLNLKKRSCSRETCSFSGNYQELRRHARRVHPASRPAVIDPSRERAWRRLERQREVGDVVSAIRSAMPGALVVGDYVIENGDGIVAGERDNGTGDVNGPLLTSFFLFHMFGSVEGAREPRPRSRSWVRHRRSGGGTPVSERRFLWGENLLGLQEDADEDFRIYIGMGDDGSPPTRRRRVTRPGSDADQP